In the genome of Opitutia bacterium, one region contains:
- a CDS encoding dicarboxylate/amino acid:cation symporter: MRFLRHLYVQVLLAIGAGILLGHYQPTLGADLKPLGDVFIKLIKMLIGPIIFTTVVSGIGGMGNLKQVGRVGAKALLYFEVVTTLALVIGLVVANLFQPGAGVHATAASLDAAAVAQYAKAAKEMSFVDWAMHLVPNTFVSAFVEGEILQVLMVSLLFGFALAKLGDKARPLVDLLHEVSKAFFMMVNIVAKVAPIAAFGAMAFTVGKYGLGSLKSLAGLMACVYLTCIVFIVVVLGGIARASGFSLWKILKFIREELMIVIGTSSSEAGLPGLMTKMERAGCAPQVVGIVVPSGYSFNLDGTCIYLTMAALFIAQATDTPLDLWHQLGLLAVLLLTSKGAAGVTGSGFITLAATLSATGHVPVAGMALILGVDRFMSEARAITNFIGNTVATLVIAKWDRAFDAKAEGAPNVLRS; the protein is encoded by the coding sequence ATGAGATTCCTGCGTCACCTCTACGTGCAGGTGTTGCTCGCCATTGGCGCGGGCATCCTGCTCGGCCACTATCAACCCACGCTCGGCGCCGACCTCAAACCGCTCGGCGACGTGTTCATCAAGCTGATCAAGATGCTGATCGGGCCGATCATCTTCACGACGGTCGTCTCCGGCATCGGTGGCATGGGCAACCTCAAGCAGGTCGGCCGCGTCGGCGCGAAGGCGCTGCTCTACTTCGAGGTCGTCACCACGCTCGCCCTCGTCATCGGCCTCGTCGTCGCGAACCTCTTCCAGCCCGGCGCCGGCGTGCACGCCACCGCCGCCTCGCTCGATGCCGCCGCCGTCGCGCAATACGCCAAGGCCGCGAAGGAGATGTCGTTCGTCGATTGGGCGATGCACCTCGTCCCGAACACCTTCGTCAGCGCCTTCGTCGAAGGCGAAATCCTCCAGGTGTTGATGGTCTCGCTGCTCTTCGGTTTCGCACTCGCGAAACTCGGCGACAAGGCGCGCCCGCTCGTCGACCTGCTGCACGAAGTCTCGAAGGCGTTTTTCATGATGGTGAACATCGTTGCCAAGGTCGCGCCGATCGCGGCGTTCGGCGCCATGGCGTTCACCGTCGGCAAATACGGCCTCGGCTCGCTCAAGTCCCTCGCCGGCCTCATGGCCTGCGTCTACCTGACCTGCATCGTCTTCATCGTAGTCGTGCTTGGCGGCATCGCGCGCGCGAGCGGTTTCTCGCTCTGGAAAATCCTGAAATTCATCCGCGAAGAACTGATGATCGTCATCGGCACGTCGTCGTCGGAGGCTGGTTTGCCCGGCCTGATGACGAAAATGGAGCGCGCCGGCTGCGCGCCGCAGGTCGTCGGCATCGTCGTGCCGTCCGGCTACTCGTTCAACCTCGACGGCACCTGCATCTACCTGACGATGGCCGCGCTCTTCATCGCGCAGGCGACCGACACGCCGCTCGACCTCTGGCACCAGCTCGGCCTGCTCGCGGTGCTGTTGCTCACCTCGAAAGGCGCGGCCGGCGTCACCGGCAGCGGCTTCATCACGCTCGCCGCGACGCTCTCCGCCACCGGCCATGTGCCCGTTGCCGGCATGGCGCTCATCCTCGGCGTCGACCGCTTCATGTCCGAAGCGCGCGCCATCACCAACTTCATCGGCAACACGGTCGCCACGCTCGTCATTGCCAAATGGGACCGCGCGTTCGACGCCAAGGCCGAGGGCGCTCCCAATGTGCTGCGTTCTTAG
- a CDS encoding TonB-dependent receptor, producing MNQPSRTFRLLALLAPLALASPSFAQSAAPAPDAPRDEQPVKLDQYVVTGSNLKRLDQEKTLPVTVIDRDAMEVRDASQPADLLISIPQVTGLPGNETATLGATARGDNSSSSLRGLPSSNTLILLNGRRLPPHPISQSEAGVPTLTTNVNILPNRGIQRIDILRDGASSIYGTDAVAGVVNYIMRREFRGTELQLRYGETRYGDGAEARASLTHGFDFANGKGRGILTLDVFKRDATYARDRDFMAEADMSYRAPAPWNVSTNTTFNARSATSEFGNYSIGTVTGGVFTAGRTSGIPSSLVASSGQFFLVPTTTGVGFQTSTPSRAGVTSTYYWNNNAYRVLQPETKRGNLFLAGEYDLRENLTLFADFNYYRARSVTYREPDGITASTDGNIIVPVDNPFNPFGSRFWSPTGAPNTDGSPRLTGTPAAVLISNKRLTDLATRTSTVDNTVYRGVAGVRGKLHGSWSWESALLYGESRVTDDEGGPSRKSLLIAAINQTDPAKAFNPFTRTFAVQNGTLVVTGDYKNPESVQQTFRSQFVRDGITKLGSWDARASGDVFDIWGGNTIGLAVGTEYRREVYDDFRPPFAGLNPASSGLDPTSNDFLGFSPNSDTHGNRHVTAAYAETVIPLVGKKLKFPLVESLELTASARHERYTDFGNTTKPKFGLSWQPVRWAMVRASYNEGFHAPNLAQLFTGTLIRTVTGSTDTYRSTVTGLPTDGPSNRRSVASGNPNLAPEEAKGKSAGVVVEVPFVKGLSLGVDYWEVRQSNVISSSGSIADDTAALLAATQAALAAGQAIGSIDLGSGTANYQGDPAVVRLPVTQADRDFFAAYNASRAPGNQRAVVGAIDILRTTYFNKASEFVNGFDFDLSYRFPKWSIGNFTFNTTWTYLNDFHAYNSAGGPRVDLRDSNTTNVGGATPKWRGNASLTWRRNQWGAGIAGYYTGTYTDVNATTTQATWESLGSPTYIVPVYSNGTTTYRYKVRDSIMTNAYVSYRLQTKNKWTNDTTIRVGVVNLFDRVPPLAADSRGYDTSVYNLMARGLSWSVQVTKKL from the coding sequence ATGAACCAACCCTCGCGCACCTTCCGCCTGCTCGCGCTCCTCGCGCCGCTCGCGCTCGCTTCGCCCTCGTTCGCGCAATCCGCCGCTCCCGCGCCCGATGCCCCGCGCGACGAACAGCCCGTGAAGCTCGACCAATACGTGGTCACCGGCTCGAACCTCAAACGTCTCGACCAGGAAAAGACGCTCCCTGTCACCGTCATCGACCGCGACGCGATGGAAGTGCGCGACGCCTCCCAGCCCGCCGACCTGCTCATCTCGATTCCGCAAGTCACCGGCCTGCCCGGCAACGAGACCGCGACCCTCGGCGCCACCGCGCGCGGCGACAATTCCTCCAGCTCGCTCCGCGGCCTGCCCTCGAGCAACACGCTTATCCTCCTCAACGGCCGCCGCCTCCCGCCGCACCCGATTTCGCAGTCCGAGGCCGGCGTCCCCACGCTCACGACCAACGTCAACATCCTCCCGAACCGCGGCATCCAGCGCATCGACATCCTGCGCGACGGCGCGTCCTCCATCTACGGCACCGACGCCGTCGCCGGCGTCGTGAACTACATCATGCGCCGCGAATTTCGCGGCACCGAACTCCAGCTCCGCTACGGCGAGACGCGCTACGGCGACGGCGCCGAGGCGCGCGCCTCGCTGACGCACGGCTTCGATTTCGCCAACGGCAAGGGTCGCGGCATCCTCACGCTCGATGTGTTCAAGCGCGACGCGACCTACGCGCGCGATCGCGACTTCATGGCCGAGGCCGACATGAGCTACCGCGCCCCCGCACCGTGGAACGTCTCCACGAACACGACCTTCAACGCGCGTTCGGCCACCAGCGAATTCGGCAACTACAGCATCGGCACCGTTACCGGCGGCGTGTTCACCGCCGGCCGCACCAGCGGCATTCCCTCGTCGCTCGTCGCGTCCTCCGGCCAGTTCTTCCTTGTTCCCACGACGACCGGCGTCGGCTTCCAGACCAGCACGCCGAGCCGCGCGGGCGTCACCTCGACCTATTACTGGAACAACAACGCCTACCGCGTCCTCCAGCCCGAGACGAAGCGCGGCAACCTTTTCCTCGCCGGTGAATACGACCTCCGCGAAAACCTCACGCTCTTCGCCGACTTCAACTACTACCGCGCGCGCTCCGTCACCTACCGCGAGCCCGACGGCATCACCGCCTCGACCGACGGCAACATCATCGTGCCGGTCGACAATCCCTTCAACCCCTTCGGTTCGCGCTTCTGGTCGCCCACCGGCGCGCCCAACACCGACGGCAGCCCCCGCCTCACCGGCACGCCCGCCGCCGTGCTCATCAGCAACAAGCGCCTCACCGACCTCGCCACGCGCACCTCCACCGTCGACAACACCGTCTATCGCGGCGTCGCCGGCGTGCGCGGCAAGTTGCACGGCAGCTGGTCCTGGGAATCCGCGCTCCTCTACGGCGAGTCGCGCGTCACCGACGACGAAGGCGGCCCATCCCGCAAGAGCCTCCTCATCGCCGCGATCAACCAGACCGATCCCGCGAAGGCCTTCAATCCCTTCACCCGCACCTTCGCCGTGCAAAACGGCACGCTCGTCGTCACCGGCGACTACAAGAATCCCGAGAGCGTCCAGCAGACCTTCCGCTCGCAGTTCGTCCGCGACGGCATCACCAAGCTCGGCAGCTGGGACGCGCGTGCCAGCGGCGACGTGTTCGACATCTGGGGCGGCAACACCATCGGCCTCGCCGTCGGCACCGAGTATCGCCGCGAAGTCTACGACGACTTCCGCCCGCCCTTCGCCGGCCTGAACCCCGCCTCCTCCGGTCTCGACCCGACGTCGAACGACTTCCTCGGCTTCTCGCCCAATTCCGACACGCACGGCAACCGCCACGTCACCGCCGCCTACGCCGAGACCGTCATTCCGCTCGTCGGCAAGAAACTCAAGTTCCCGCTCGTCGAGTCGCTCGAGCTCACCGCCTCCGCGCGCCACGAGCGCTACACCGACTTCGGCAACACCACGAAGCCCAAGTTCGGCCTCAGCTGGCAGCCCGTGCGCTGGGCGATGGTCCGCGCCTCCTACAATGAGGGCTTCCACGCGCCTAACCTCGCGCAGCTCTTCACCGGCACGCTCATCCGCACCGTCACCGGCAGCACCGACACCTATCGCAGCACCGTCACCGGCCTCCCGACCGACGGCCCGTCCAACCGCCGCAGCGTCGCCTCCGGCAATCCGAACCTCGCGCCCGAAGAAGCGAAGGGCAAATCCGCCGGCGTCGTTGTCGAGGTGCCGTTCGTGAAGGGCCTTTCCCTCGGCGTCGACTACTGGGAAGTCCGCCAGAGCAACGTCATCTCGTCGTCCGGCTCCATCGCCGACGACACCGCCGCGCTCCTCGCTGCCACGCAGGCCGCGCTCGCCGCCGGTCAGGCCATCGGCTCCATCGACCTCGGTTCCGGCACCGCGAACTACCAGGGCGACCCGGCCGTCGTCCGCCTGCCGGTCACCCAAGCCGACCGCGATTTCTTCGCCGCCTACAACGCCTCGCGCGCCCCGGGCAACCAGCGCGCCGTCGTCGGCGCGATCGATATCCTGCGCACGACCTACTTCAACAAGGCCTCGGAGTTCGTGAACGGTTTCGACTTCGACCTGAGTTACCGCTTCCCGAAATGGTCGATCGGCAACTTCACGTTCAACACCACGTGGACCTACCTGAACGACTTCCACGCCTACAACTCCGCCGGCGGCCCGCGCGTCGACCTCCGCGACTCCAACACCACGAACGTCGGCGGTGCGACGCCCAAGTGGCGCGGTAACGCCTCGCTCACTTGGCGCCGTAACCAGTGGGGCGCCGGTATCGCCGGCTACTACACCGGCACCTACACCGACGTGAACGCGACCACCACGCAGGCCACGTGGGAATCGCTCGGCTCGCCGACCTACATCGTGCCCGTCTACAGCAACGGCACCACGACCTACCGCTACAAGGTCCGCGATTCGATCATGACCAACGCCTACGTCTCGTATCGCCTTCAGACGAAGAACAAGTGGACCAACGACACCACCATCCGCGTCGGCGTCGTGAACCTCTTCGATCGTGTGCCGCCGCTCGCCGCCGATTCGCGCGGTTACGACACCTCCGTCTACAATCTCATGGCGCGCGGTCTCTCGTGGTCCGTCCAGGTGACCAAGAAACTCTGA
- a CDS encoding alpha/beta hydrolase, which produces MSFARLIVFCWSLAAAMPAVTRAAHDSFAFTGGGHHLTVWYHRPAEVPADAPVLVVIHGVGRNAEEYLQDWIEQADALKFALIVPEFSKTEFPGEESFNSGNLFDASGHLRPREQWSYSMIEPIFDAARAHLGSTRNDYAIYGHSAGAQFVQRFLYFVPASRATRAVAANAGWYMLPDLDRGFPYGLRGTPADAATLRRVFAFPLIVLLGEADTDSNHQSLRRTPEADEQGLYRFARGQFFFRFAQQAAAARDADFRWKLSTVPGVAHQNKAMAPAAARLLFSH; this is translated from the coding sequence GTGAGCTTTGCTCGACTCATCGTGTTTTGCTGGAGCCTGGCCGCCGCCATGCCGGCCGTGACGCGCGCGGCGCACGACAGCTTCGCGTTCACCGGCGGCGGTCACCATCTGACCGTCTGGTATCACCGGCCCGCCGAGGTGCCGGCCGATGCGCCCGTGCTCGTGGTGATCCACGGCGTGGGCCGCAACGCCGAGGAATACCTGCAGGACTGGATCGAGCAGGCCGACGCGCTGAAGTTCGCGCTCATCGTGCCGGAGTTTTCGAAGACGGAGTTTCCCGGCGAGGAATCGTTCAACTCCGGCAATCTCTTCGACGCTTCCGGCCACCTGCGGCCCCGCGAGCAATGGTCCTACAGCATGATCGAGCCGATCTTCGACGCCGCGCGCGCGCACCTCGGTAGCACGCGCAACGATTACGCGATCTACGGCCATTCCGCCGGCGCGCAGTTCGTGCAGCGTTTCCTCTACTTCGTTCCCGCCAGCCGCGCCACCCGCGCCGTGGCTGCGAACGCCGGTTGGTATATGCTCCCGGATCTCGACCGGGGATTTCCCTATGGCCTTCGTGGCACGCCTGCCGATGCCGCGACGTTGCGCCGAGTCTTTGCCTTCCCGTTGATCGTTTTGCTCGGCGAAGCGGACACCGATTCGAACCACCAATCCCTGCGCCGCACGCCCGAGGCCGACGAGCAGGGACTCTACCGCTTTGCGCGGGGCCAGTTCTTTTTCCGCTTCGCCCAACAGGCGGCCGCGGCACGTGACGCAGACTTCCGGTGGAAGCTCTCGACTGTTCCCGGTGTCGCGCACCAGAACAAGGCCATGGCGCCCGCCGCCGCCCGTCTTCTCTTTTCGCACTGA
- a CDS encoding dienelactone hydrolase family protein, whose protein sequence is MLLVLVSALLASLIQNLCGRVQVVGLNLPTQNGQWLAADLYRPRSATAEHKAPLVVVVPGFQRSKETMANVALELARRGIVAIAIDPYAQGSSSASMSPQSATTEGYGLFAAVEFAANTDLLNYVDKSRLGATGHSAGGNAVMQAAAYFGREAERAGRPSKLHSAFVSGYVLSLTDKLLDRARSNIGISYALYDEGAYRNELGHGDMRRAPEALRLVNSSAALATSPVSEVELGHYYGSVAARSLRVVHNERVLHPFQPYSVEAMANQLEFFERVFDLRSDLSSRDQVWFWKELLTLVALVAALVALVPAAQLLLAHVRFFQPLAHPVPLQQPRAQGAGRFVFWGLLVAGAVVACFSYIPLAELSQRLFVAASGREQTWFFPQRMNNAVMLWALLNGAVGFLLFYVGYRWHGRRHGVTPAMWGAATSPGELARTAVLALTLFAGFYGLLFVVSAVFHVDYRFLFLGVRVFQPALLIFLAMYAPAFLPFFLANSLRVNGAMRPAGMPEWRSRLLGGLANSLGLLLIIVVQYATFARTGTVHWTDGWLYINLLFAVVPMMFVLPYFNRAFFNLTGRIYLGPLTTCLVFIMIMISNTVCYIPL, encoded by the coding sequence GTGCTGTTGGTGCTCGTGAGCGCGCTGCTCGCCTCACTCATCCAAAATTTGTGCGGCCGCGTGCAGGTGGTCGGACTGAACCTGCCGACGCAGAACGGCCAGTGGCTCGCGGCGGACCTTTACCGCCCGCGCAGCGCGACTGCTGAACACAAGGCCCCGCTCGTCGTCGTCGTGCCCGGCTTCCAGCGCTCGAAGGAGACGATGGCCAACGTCGCCCTCGAACTCGCGCGCCGCGGCATCGTGGCGATCGCGATCGATCCCTACGCGCAAGGCAGCTCGAGCGCGTCGATGAGTCCGCAGTCGGCCACGACGGAAGGCTATGGCCTGTTCGCCGCGGTGGAATTCGCCGCGAACACCGATTTGCTCAACTACGTCGACAAGTCACGCCTCGGCGCCACCGGCCACTCGGCGGGCGGCAACGCCGTCATGCAGGCCGCCGCGTATTTCGGCCGCGAGGCGGAGCGTGCGGGTCGACCCAGCAAGCTCCACTCGGCGTTCGTCTCCGGCTACGTGCTGTCGCTGACCGACAAGCTGCTCGATCGCGCGCGCTCGAACATCGGCATCAGTTACGCGCTCTACGACGAAGGCGCCTACCGGAACGAACTCGGTCATGGCGACATGCGGCGCGCGCCCGAGGCGCTGCGTCTCGTCAATTCCTCCGCGGCGCTCGCGACGTCCCCCGTGTCCGAAGTGGAACTGGGGCACTACTACGGCAGCGTCGCCGCGCGCAGCCTTCGAGTCGTGCACAACGAGCGCGTGCTGCATCCGTTCCAGCCCTACAGCGTCGAGGCGATGGCCAACCAACTCGAATTCTTCGAGCGCGTGTTCGATCTCCGAAGCGACCTCTCGAGTCGCGATCAGGTTTGGTTCTGGAAGGAACTGCTGACGCTCGTGGCGCTCGTCGCGGCGCTGGTCGCGCTCGTGCCGGCCGCGCAACTGCTGCTCGCGCACGTGCGCTTTTTCCAGCCGCTGGCGCATCCGGTGCCGCTGCAGCAGCCGCGCGCACAAGGCGCAGGGCGGTTCGTGTTTTGGGGCCTGCTCGTCGCCGGCGCGGTCGTCGCGTGCTTCAGCTACATCCCGCTGGCGGAGCTGTCGCAGCGCCTGTTCGTCGCCGCGTCGGGGCGAGAGCAGACGTGGTTTTTTCCGCAGCGCATGAACAATGCCGTGATGCTGTGGGCGCTGCTCAACGGCGCCGTGGGCTTCTTGCTCTTCTACGTCGGCTATCGCTGGCACGGACGGCGCCACGGCGTGACGCCCGCGATGTGGGGCGCCGCGACGAGTCCCGGTGAACTAGCCCGCACCGCCGTGCTGGCGCTCACGTTATTTGCCGGATTCTACGGCCTGCTCTTCGTGGTGAGCGCGGTGTTCCATGTCGACTACCGCTTCCTGTTTCTCGGCGTGCGCGTCTTCCAGCCCGCGCTGCTGATCTTCCTCGCGATGTATGCACCGGCGTTCCTGCCGTTCTTCCTCGCCAACTCGCTTCGCGTGAACGGCGCGATGCGGCCCGCGGGCATGCCGGAGTGGCGCAGCCGGCTGCTCGGCGGCTTGGCGAACTCGCTCGGGCTGCTCCTCATCATCGTCGTTCAATACGCGACGTTCGCCCGCACGGGCACGGTGCATTGGACCGACGGCTGGCTCTACATCAACCTGCTCTTCGCGGTCGTGCCGATGATGTTCGTCCTGCCGTATTTCAACCGCGCCTTCTTCAACCTCACCGGCCGGATCTACCTCGGTCCGCTGACGACGTGCCTGGTGTTCATCATGATCATGATCTCGAACACGGTGTGCTACATCCCGCTCTAG
- a CDS encoding response regulator transcription factor → MATAPSAALTFVLVDDTATFRGLLKDALQRRFQPRALHDFGNAHEALAACLAQPPDLLIVDLYLREADGRDLVRALRQRGLATKVVVLTAHPEAQLPAELVALGVAGFVDKNSPFEQIDRAVQCVLDGGMFFSATVPPPVPSSLASLPDLPRLGADALSEREREVVRLVARGMVSKEIGAQLDLSTRTVEKHRARILAKLGLHDVATLVRWCLRNGLG, encoded by the coding sequence ATGGCCACTGCCCCTTCCGCCGCCCTCACGTTCGTCCTCGTCGACGACACGGCGACGTTCCGCGGTTTGTTGAAGGACGCGCTGCAACGGCGTTTTCAGCCGCGCGCGCTGCACGATTTCGGCAACGCGCACGAGGCGCTCGCTGCGTGCCTCGCGCAGCCGCCGGATTTGCTGATCGTGGATCTCTATCTGCGCGAGGCGGACGGCCGCGACCTGGTCCGCGCGCTGCGGCAACGCGGACTGGCCACGAAGGTGGTCGTGCTCACGGCGCATCCCGAAGCGCAACTGCCGGCGGAACTCGTCGCGCTCGGCGTGGCGGGATTCGTGGACAAGAATTCACCGTTCGAGCAGATCGATCGCGCCGTGCAATGCGTGCTCGATGGCGGCATGTTCTTCTCGGCCACGGTGCCGCCTCCGGTGCCGTCGTCGCTCGCGAGTTTGCCGGATTTGCCGCGCCTCGGCGCCGACGCGCTCTCGGAACGCGAGCGCGAGGTCGTGCGGCTCGTCGCGCGCGGCATGGTCTCAAAGGAGATCGGCGCGCAGCTAGACCTGAGCACGCGCACGGTGGAAAAGCATCGCGCGCGCATCCTGGCGAAACTCGGCCTGCACGATGTGGCAACGCTCGTGCGCTGGTGTCTGAGGAACGGGCTGGGTTGA
- a CDS encoding tetratricopeptide repeat protein translates to MFRHACWLLVLLGLPLFAGAQSAPRVARDPGPPVSTATDSETPDGDEVWEAARQTLAQSANESDALHALVTVVNLQRRRGDYSDGLAGARDGLARARKLGDVRLQIDFLYLLGRLYWNLSDYPGSLERHLEELRLAESLGDAALLSRTHGGLGLTYQRYGRDEDALQHFNRGLAYALDAKDERMRASLLNSLGNYYLGKRDYPRAISIHGEALHVREGYGNRRAIAESLTNLGLAADGQGDTEKALSYLSRALTTFEALKYRRYIANTHRRLGTVLRHAGRLDEALAHLLTALQVACTLESAEVLAEIHRELAVTYEARGELALALDSQRKLAAATEQLQREEDRRRMDELRARYRDEQRELQIRLLRRDQDVKTAELEQRRSQNLALAAGLIGGVTLLGAVILVQLVRLRAERKMRAATERARAQAEEAEALKSRLLQMASHDLKVPLTALNATAGLIARAPHDEPNVRRLAAGIQADTARMRTLVRDFLDASAMEEGNLQLHTTELDLAELARTAVESLRPIAAQKEQRLTLAPAAAPVSRVLADPERLRQVFDNLIGNALKFSPPGGDITVALGEAGAWAFAEVRDSGPGLGPADFAKIFAPYQKLSAKPTGEGEDSTGLGLFIARELLTLQGGRLEVQSQPGKGAVFRVLLPVAAK, encoded by the coding sequence GTGTTCCGTCACGCGTGCTGGTTGCTAGTGCTGCTCGGGCTGCCGCTCTTCGCCGGCGCCCAATCGGCGCCGCGCGTCGCTCGCGATCCGGGGCCACCGGTTTCCACCGCCACGGACTCCGAGACGCCCGACGGCGACGAGGTTTGGGAAGCCGCGCGGCAGACGCTCGCGCAATCGGCCAACGAGTCCGATGCGCTCCACGCGCTCGTCACCGTGGTGAACCTCCAGCGCCGCCGCGGCGACTATTCGGACGGCCTCGCCGGCGCGCGCGACGGACTCGCTCGCGCCCGCAAGCTCGGCGACGTCCGCCTGCAGATCGATTTTCTCTACCTGCTCGGCCGCCTCTACTGGAACCTCAGCGATTACCCCGGCTCGCTTGAGCGCCACCTCGAGGAGTTGCGCCTCGCCGAATCGCTCGGCGATGCCGCACTGCTCTCGCGCACCCACGGCGGACTCGGCCTGACTTACCAGCGCTACGGGCGCGACGAGGACGCGCTGCAGCACTTCAATCGTGGTCTCGCTTACGCCCTCGACGCGAAGGACGAGCGCATGCGCGCCAGTCTGCTCAACAGCCTCGGCAACTATTACCTCGGCAAACGAGATTACCCGCGCGCCATCTCGATCCACGGCGAAGCCCTCCACGTGCGCGAAGGCTACGGCAACCGCCGCGCCATCGCCGAATCGCTCACCAATCTCGGCCTCGCGGCCGATGGCCAGGGCGACACCGAAAAAGCGCTCAGCTATCTCAGCCGCGCGCTGACCACCTTCGAGGCGCTCAAGTATCGTCGCTACATCGCCAACACGCACCGCCGACTCGGCACCGTTCTCCGCCACGCCGGCCGGCTCGACGAGGCGCTCGCGCACCTCCTCACCGCCCTCCAAGTTGCCTGCACGCTCGAAAGCGCTGAGGTGCTCGCCGAGATTCATCGCGAACTCGCCGTGACCTACGAGGCGCGCGGCGAACTCGCTCTCGCCCTCGACAGCCAGCGCAAACTCGCCGCCGCCACCGAGCAACTCCAGCGCGAGGAGGACCGGCGCCGCATGGACGAGTTGCGCGCGCGCTATCGCGACGAGCAGCGCGAGCTCCAGATCCGTCTCCTGCGCCGCGATCAGGATGTGAAGACCGCCGAACTCGAGCAGCGCCGCTCGCAAAATCTCGCCCTCGCCGCCGGCTTGATCGGCGGCGTCACTCTGCTCGGTGCGGTCATTCTCGTGCAACTCGTCCGTCTGCGCGCCGAACGCAAGATGCGCGCCGCCACCGAGCGCGCCCGCGCGCAGGCCGAGGAGGCGGAGGCGCTGAAATCGCGCCTCCTGCAAATGGCGTCGCACGATCTCAAGGTTCCGCTCACCGCGCTCAATGCCACCGCCGGTCTCATCGCGCGCGCGCCGCACGACGAACCCAACGTCCGCCGCCTCGCCGCCGGCATCCAGGCCGACACCGCGCGCATGCGCACGCTCGTGCGCGACTTCCTCGACGCTTCCGCGATGGAGGAGGGCAACCTTCAGCTGCACACCACCGAGCTCGATCTCGCCGAACTCGCGCGCACCGCCGTCGAGAGCCTGCGCCCCATCGCCGCGCAAAAGGAACAACGCCTCACGCTCGCTCCCGCCGCCGCGCCCGTGTCGCGCGTGCTCGCCGACCCGGAGCGTCTGCGCCAGGTCTTCGACAACCTCATCGGCAACGCGCTGAAATTCTCCCCGCCCGGCGGCGACATCACCGTCGCGCTTGGCGAAGCCGGCGCGTGGGCCTTCGCCGAGGTGCGCGACAGCGGCCCTGGGCTTGGGCCGGCGGACTTCGCGAAAATCTTCGCGCCCTACCAAAAACTCTCCGCGAAGCCGACGGGGGAAGGGGAGGACTCGACCGGCCTCGGGCTTTTCATCGCGCGCGAGCTGCTGACGCTGCAAGGCGGTCGCCTCGAAGTGCAATCGCAGCCCGGCAAAGGTGCGGTGTTCCGCGTGCTGCTGCCGGTGGCGGCGAAGTGA
- a CDS encoding SIMPL domain-containing protein: protein MNPRPHLFGVLAGLFLAAGLAGSAAIVASTLTRLNDSNSINVTGAARRNVRSDLVIWNASFSADAPTLLEAQQRLQADLAKVTEFLRQHNVTEIAAEPVVIRELTTKRKLEGDDGNYAVVRVGYRLTQAFEVRSSDVEGVPKLAANCGPLIEQGVALASGGFAFIYTKAGEAKVEMMAEATKDARARAELIAAQGGRRVDGLRSAKVGVVQINPLHSSATSWEGNNDTTALDKTIIATISASFAMK, encoded by the coding sequence ATGAACCCTCGTCCCCACCTGTTCGGCGTCCTCGCCGGACTGTTTCTCGCCGCCGGCCTGGCCGGCTCGGCCGCCATCGTCGCCTCGACGCTCACGCGCCTGAACGACAGCAATTCCATCAACGTTACCGGCGCTGCACGCCGCAACGTCCGCTCCGATCTCGTGATTTGGAACGCCAGCTTCAGCGCCGATGCGCCGACGCTGCTCGAGGCGCAGCAGCGCCTGCAAGCCGACCTCGCGAAGGTCACCGAGTTTCTTCGCCAGCACAACGTCACCGAAATCGCGGCCGAACCGGTCGTCATCCGTGAGCTCACCACGAAGCGAAAGCTCGAAGGCGACGACGGAAACTACGCCGTCGTGCGAGTGGGCTACCGGCTCACGCAGGCGTTCGAAGTGCGCTCGAGCGACGTGGAAGGCGTGCCGAAGCTGGCTGCGAATTGCGGGCCGTTGATCGAGCAAGGCGTCGCGCTCGCGTCGGGCGGCTTCGCGTTCATCTACACGAAAGCCGGCGAAGCGAAGGTCGAAATGATGGCCGAGGCCACGAAGGACGCTCGCGCTCGGGCGGAGCTGATCGCCGCGCAAGGCGGTCGCCGCGTCGACGGGCTGCGCAGCGCGAAGGTGGGCGTCGTGCAAATCAACCCGCTGCACTCGAGCGCGACGAGCTGGGAGGGCAACAACGACACGACCGCCCTCGACAAGACGATCATCGCCACGATCAGCGCATCGTTCGCAATGAAGTGA